The following proteins are co-located in the Bradyrhizobium sp. AZCC 2176 genome:
- a CDS encoding ABC transporter ATP-binding protein, with product MRMPDTSEVLLQVEGVSLAFGGVKALRDVSFDIRKGEIRAIIGPNGAGKTSMLNVVNGFYHPNRGVITFKGRTRAEMQPFEASRGGIARTFQNVALFKGMSALDNIMAGRTLKMRRGLLWQMLRYGPALAEEIEHRHRVEEIIDFLEIEAIRKVPVARLPYGLQKRVELGRALAMEPDLLLLDEPMAGMNLEEKEDMSRFIIDVNNHYGTTIALIEHDMAVVMDLSHRVAVLDHGVKIADGTPDEVKENKGVIDAYLGVAH from the coding sequence ATGAGAATGCCGGACACGAGCGAAGTCCTGCTTCAGGTCGAGGGCGTGTCGCTGGCGTTTGGCGGCGTGAAAGCGCTGAGGGACGTTTCGTTTGACATCAGGAAAGGTGAAATTCGCGCCATCATCGGACCGAACGGCGCCGGGAAGACTTCGATGCTCAACGTCGTCAACGGCTTTTATCATCCCAATCGCGGCGTCATCACCTTCAAGGGAAGGACCCGCGCCGAGATGCAGCCGTTCGAGGCGTCCCGGGGCGGTATCGCGCGCACCTTTCAGAACGTCGCACTGTTCAAGGGAATGAGCGCGCTCGACAATATTATGGCTGGCCGCACATTGAAGATGCGCCGGGGACTTCTGTGGCAGATGCTGCGCTACGGCCCTGCGCTGGCGGAGGAGATCGAGCATCGGCACCGGGTCGAGGAGATCATTGATTTTCTGGAGATTGAGGCGATCCGCAAGGTGCCGGTTGCGCGTTTGCCATACGGCCTGCAGAAACGCGTCGAACTCGGCCGCGCCCTTGCGATGGAGCCGGATCTTCTTCTCCTCGACGAGCCGATGGCAGGCATGAACCTCGAGGAGAAGGAGGACATGTCGCGCTTCATCATCGACGTCAACAATCATTACGGCACGACCATTGCGCTGATCGAGCACGACATGGCTGTGGTGATGGATCTCTCCCATCGCGTGGCGGTGCTCGATCACGGCGTGAAGATCGCCGACGGCACGCCGGATGAGGTCAAGGAGAATAAGGGCGTCATCGACGCCTATCTCGGCGTCGCGCACTAG
- a CDS encoding branched-chain amino acid ABC transporter permease — protein sequence MIGLGQFLEVLIGGLMSGVLYSLVALGFVLIFKASGVFNFAQGAMVLLAGLALVRSLDLLVAWGFPLWAAIIFGFGFAAVIMAITAWLIERFVIGPLVNQDGLTLFMSTIGVTFILEGAAQMIFGSDAYPLRLFPTDAWFLFENLFPGGILVNKLDVWGGFIAGILVAGLAIFFERTKTGRALRAVADDHLAAQSVGIPISWIWFVVWLAAGLVALVAATVWGTKLGVQFSITFLALKALPVLIIGGLTSVPGAIVGGLIVGAGEKIAEVFLGAHIGGGIEYWFAYVLALAVLLVRPQGLFGERIIERI from the coding sequence GTGATCGGGTTGGGTCAATTTCTCGAAGTGCTGATCGGTGGATTGATGTCCGGCGTGCTGTACTCGCTGGTCGCTCTCGGTTTCGTGTTGATCTTCAAAGCATCCGGCGTCTTTAACTTTGCGCAAGGCGCAATGGTGTTGCTCGCCGGGCTTGCGCTGGTTCGCTCGCTCGACCTGCTGGTGGCATGGGGTTTCCCGCTTTGGGCTGCGATCATCTTTGGCTTTGGCTTCGCTGCCGTGATCATGGCGATAACCGCCTGGCTGATCGAGCGGTTCGTGATCGGGCCGCTTGTCAACCAGGACGGCCTCACGCTGTTCATGTCCACCATCGGCGTAACATTCATCCTCGAGGGTGCGGCGCAGATGATCTTCGGTTCCGATGCTTACCCTTTGCGGCTATTTCCGACGGACGCCTGGTTCCTGTTTGAAAATCTCTTTCCCGGTGGAATTCTGGTCAACAAACTGGATGTCTGGGGCGGCTTTATCGCCGGCATTCTGGTCGCGGGCCTCGCGATCTTCTTCGAGCGTACCAAGACTGGTCGCGCACTCAGGGCGGTTGCCGACGACCACCTGGCCGCGCAGTCGGTCGGGATTCCAATCAGCTGGATCTGGTTCGTGGTCTGGCTTGCTGCCGGTCTCGTCGCGCTTGTTGCGGCGACCGTGTGGGGTACCAAACTGGGCGTACAGTTCTCCATCACGTTTCTCGCGCTGAAGGCCTTGCCGGTTCTGATCATCGGAGGCCTTACCTCGGTTCCAGGGGCCATCGTCGGCGGGCTCATTGTGGGCGCGGGCGAGAAGATCGCCGAGGTGTTCCTGGGGGCTCATATTGGTGGCGGTATCGAATATTGGTTCGCCTATGTGCTGGCGTTGGCGGTGCTGCTCGTACGGCCGCAGGGGCTGTTCGGCGAGCGGATCATCGAACGCATCTGA
- a CDS encoding branched-chain amino acid ABC transporter permease, whose protein sequence is MLYREAGQFKTTYAEDMAIFPIRQDRMALAILLGIAFIGVPLLADFDIWPFGSDYLLRAILLPFLILALAAIGVNILVGYCGQISLGSGAFMAIGAYSAYKLGTGVHIPLAWLGFALSIPPLPVLVAILLGGLMAAVAGILFGIPSLRIKGLYLAVATLAAQFFFDWVFLRVSWFTNYAPSGSVNAPTLDFFGLNVGTPIERYMLCLIFVTVFAVLAKNLVRGNLGRQWMAIRDMDIAAELIGIRPLYAKLTAFAVSSFIIGVAGALWAFVYLGSWEPLAFSIDRSLQLLFMVIIGGLGSIMGSFVGAAFILILPIMLNLIPTQLGVPISTETITHLEFIIFGSLICYLLIKEPHGFARLISIGKEKLRLWPFPY, encoded by the coding sequence GTGCTTTATCGTGAGGCCGGCCAATTCAAGACGACCTATGCGGAGGATATGGCGATCTTCCCGATCCGCCAGGACCGTATGGCGCTCGCCATCTTGCTCGGTATCGCCTTCATTGGCGTGCCGCTGCTGGCCGACTTCGATATTTGGCCGTTCGGCAGCGACTATCTGCTTCGCGCCATTCTGCTGCCCTTCCTGATCCTCGCGCTCGCCGCTATCGGCGTAAACATTCTTGTCGGCTATTGCGGTCAGATCTCGCTCGGCAGCGGCGCGTTCATGGCCATCGGCGCCTATTCTGCTTACAAGCTGGGGACCGGTGTTCACATTCCGCTTGCCTGGCTTGGCTTCGCGCTGTCGATCCCGCCGCTGCCCGTACTGGTAGCCATTCTGCTCGGCGGGCTCATGGCGGCTGTTGCCGGAATCCTCTTCGGTATTCCCAGTCTGCGGATCAAGGGCCTCTATCTGGCGGTCGCAACACTCGCAGCGCAGTTCTTTTTCGACTGGGTGTTCCTGCGGGTGTCGTGGTTCACCAATTATGCGCCGTCAGGGTCGGTCAATGCACCGACACTAGACTTCTTCGGTCTGAACGTAGGCACGCCGATCGAGCGCTATATGCTGTGCCTGATCTTCGTAACGGTGTTCGCGGTTCTGGCGAAAAACCTCGTTCGCGGCAATCTCGGCAGACAATGGATGGCGATCCGCGACATGGACATCGCCGCCGAGTTGATCGGTATCCGGCCGCTCTATGCAAAGCTCACGGCTTTCGCGGTTTCTTCATTTATCATCGGCGTGGCGGGCGCACTCTGGGCGTTCGTCTATCTGGGCTCGTGGGAGCCGCTCGCCTTCTCGATCGACCGCTCGCTGCAGCTTCTGTTCATGGTGATCATCGGCGGCCTCGGATCGATCATGGGTTCGTTCGTCGGTGCGGCCTTCATCCTCATTCTGCCGATCATGCTGAACCTGATTCCAACCCAGCTCGGTGTGCCGATTTCGACGGAGACGATTACTCATCTGGAGTTTATCATCTTTGGATCGTTGATCTGCTATCTTCTCATCAAGGAGCCACACGGGTTTGCCCGGCTTATATCGATTGGCAAGGAGAAGCTCAGACTTTGGCCGTTTCCTTACTGA
- a CDS encoding ABC transporter substrate-binding protein, with amino-acid sequence MLRNKLMLAAAILSGGALASPAAAQNEQFIPILSYRTGAYAVNGVPYANGVADYYNLINERDGGINGVKLMVEECETGYATDKGVECYERLKGKGPTGAAFINPLSTGITFALTEKTATDKIPIITMGYGRADSKNGAVFAYNFPLLGTYWSAADIAIQHIAKEVGGFDKLKGKKISLLYHDSPYGKEPIPMLQVLARKYGFEFTPIPVTHPGVEQKSQWLAIRQNRPDYVLVWGWGVMNGTAVKEAAAVAYPRDKMIGVWWSGAEPDVTPAGDQATGYKSLMLQHGAGKFPVHADIEKYVYARGKGSSSEPGKVGEVLYNRGMVNAMLGIEAIRKAQEKFGKKPLTGEQVRWGLENLNLSEARIKEIGFEGMLKPIKISCSDHEGAREGRVQQWDGKGWKVISDWYTANQSDTEPLVDDVSAKYAAEKKIQPRDCSKES; translated from the coding sequence ATGCTACGCAACAAACTGATGCTGGCTGCAGCCATCCTTTCGGGCGGGGCGCTTGCCTCTCCTGCTGCAGCGCAGAACGAGCAGTTCATCCCGATACTATCCTACCGAACGGGCGCGTATGCCGTGAATGGCGTGCCGTACGCAAACGGCGTGGCCGACTATTACAACCTTATCAACGAGCGCGACGGCGGCATTAACGGCGTCAAGCTCATGGTCGAGGAATGCGAGACCGGCTATGCCACCGACAAGGGCGTTGAATGTTACGAGCGGCTCAAAGGCAAGGGTCCGACCGGTGCAGCCTTCATCAATCCGCTGTCGACCGGCATTACATTCGCCCTCACCGAAAAGACCGCAACCGACAAGATCCCGATTATCACGATGGGCTATGGTCGCGCCGATTCGAAGAACGGAGCCGTGTTCGCGTACAATTTTCCGCTGCTCGGCACGTACTGGTCCGCAGCCGATATCGCGATCCAGCACATCGCCAAGGAGGTCGGCGGTTTCGACAAGCTGAAAGGCAAGAAGATTTCGCTGCTCTACCACGACAGCCCTTACGGCAAGGAGCCGATCCCGATGCTGCAGGTGCTGGCAAGGAAGTACGGCTTCGAGTTTACGCCGATCCCGGTCACGCACCCCGGTGTCGAACAGAAGTCGCAATGGCTGGCGATCCGCCAGAACCGGCCGGACTATGTCCTGGTCTGGGGCTGGGGAGTCATGAACGGCACGGCGGTCAAGGAAGCCGCGGCCGTTGCCTATCCGCGCGACAAGATGATCGGTGTCTGGTGGTCAGGGGCGGAGCCGGATGTAACACCCGCTGGCGATCAAGCCACAGGCTATAAGTCGCTTATGCTTCAGCATGGTGCAGGCAAATTCCCCGTGCATGCCGACATCGAAAAATACGTCTATGCAAGGGGCAAGGGGTCGTCGTCGGAGCCTGGCAAGGTCGGCGAGGTTCTCTACAACCGCGGCATGGTGAACGCCATGCTCGGGATAGAGGCGATCCGCAAGGCGCAGGAAAAATTCGGCAAGAAGCCTCTCACGGGCGAGCAGGTCCGATGGGGTTTGGAAAACCTCAACCTCTCTGAAGCCCGTATCAAGGAAATCGGCTTCGAGGGCATGTTGAAGCCGATCAAGATTTCCTGCTCCGATCACGAGGGCGCGCGGGAGGGGCGCGTGCAGCAGTGGGACGGCAAGGGCTGGAAAGTCATCTCCGACTGGTACACGGCCAACCAATCCGACACCGAGCCGCTCGTCGACGACGTTTCCGCGAAGTATGCGGCGGAGAAGAAGATTCAGCCGCGCGACTGCTCGAAAGAAAGCTGA
- a CDS encoding ABC transporter ATP-binding protein, with product MSNRKAPTATEAAAPFLSVNNIEVVYDHVILVLKGVSLDVSRGGIVALLGANGAGKTTTLKAVSNLLHAERGEVTKGSILFDGVEVQSLSPNDVVRRGCIQVMEGRRCFAHLTVEENLLTGAFTRTDGKAAIAQDLERVYAYFPRLGERRGSTAGYTSGGEQQMCVIGRALMSRPTMILLDEPSMGLAPQIVEEIFEIVKDLNVKEGVSFLLAEQNTNMALKYANYGYVLENGRVVMDGEARALAANEDVKEFYLGVAGEKRRSFRDVKHYKRRKRWLI from the coding sequence GTGTCAAACCGTAAGGCGCCCACGGCGACAGAAGCGGCAGCGCCGTTTCTGTCGGTCAACAATATCGAGGTTGTCTACGATCACGTCATCCTCGTATTGAAGGGTGTATCGCTGGATGTGTCGCGGGGCGGTATTGTCGCGCTTCTCGGTGCCAATGGTGCGGGCAAGACAACGACGCTGAAGGCGGTCTCCAATCTGCTGCATGCGGAGCGTGGCGAGGTCACCAAGGGCTCGATCCTGTTCGACGGCGTCGAAGTGCAGTCCCTGTCGCCAAACGATGTGGTGCGGCGCGGCTGCATTCAGGTGATGGAGGGACGGCGTTGCTTTGCTCACCTCACGGTCGAAGAGAATCTCCTGACCGGCGCCTTTACGCGGACCGACGGCAAGGCAGCGATCGCGCAGGATCTGGAGCGAGTCTATGCCTATTTCCCCCGTCTCGGGGAGCGGCGTGGTTCGACCGCCGGCTATACGTCAGGCGGCGAACAGCAGATGTGCGTGATCGGCCGTGCGCTGATGTCGCGCCCGACGATGATCCTGCTCGACGAGCCTTCGATGGGCCTCGCGCCGCAGATAGTCGAAGAGATCTTCGAGATCGTGAAGGATCTGAACGTCAAGGAAGGTGTCTCGTTTCTTCTCGCCGAGCAGAACACCAATATGGCACTCAAATACGCCAATTACGGATATGTCCTCGAAAATGGCCGCGTGGTGATGGATGGCGAGGCGAGGGCGCTCGCCGCAAATGAGGACGTCAAGGAATTCTATCTTGGCGTCGCCGGGGAGAAGCGAAGATCATTCCGCGATGTGAAGCACTACAAGCGGCGCAAACGCTGGCTCATTTAG
- a CDS encoding DEAD/DEAH box helicase yields MMALHLLAQWRKSGRKGLVFLAENENRAERLGAIIHALDPSCDVLVFPRLNTLPFDQLEPSHEIAGRRSSVLRRLAKPEKPILLVSTAEAVMERLPTLASWSRVVIRLKVGAAFSEQELRARLEALGYDLDDEADYPGGALFHGKTFEIFPAGALGPFRVEHSGGVIRRIVAFDPTEHDIVLETKELLIDPMSERLAFGNRRGKRSTLFDYCGRAKLTADAGVSAHADGWLSTIEEAAGRADREREYLGRREWKQATKRMNVLSQKASFAPTPDFSQVASPRKALRAFVDATQRAGSRLVFVAAQEDDLRVMERMSGVKAERFADWKDATAGRNREAALLADFDRGFVMPGGKPLVVVTASDVLGSRAHHSQPMARSWSAAFDHADVPERGIVVVHLQRGLALLDGLQTVATGSGSSREMIRLVFAGDDAVLVPPADLTMIWPYASELGELSLDKADGSTWWTRRTEAEHEIQIAGKQLSKHISQRRRRRAPKLVPPGPAYERFVARFPYFTTVDQAKAIRDVLDDLASGHPMDRVICGDVGFGKTEVALRATAAVVLSGKQVAIAVPTTVLARQHVATFRKRFAPFGIEVGSLSRTDSGSEARGVKEGLKSGKLKVVVGTQALASKDVKFAGLGLVVIDEEQHFGAAEKATLSGLAKSVHNLWMSATPIPRTLAGGLAGFRDLSIIASPPVHRLPVVTRIAPLSDAAIAAALLREQRRHGQSFLICPRIQDLDPMLARVQSVAPDLRIVCLHGKLPADDIDDRMMSFVEGAADVLLATNIVESGLDIPRANTIVVCWPERFGLAQLHQLRGRVGRGGIRAFAHLLTDSDSERSEKRLAVLQEFSRPGAGFAISARDLDLRGAGDVLSKRQSGHVQVFGPVLYSHLLKLASEKADDRAADLWVPDLNLPVGDMLPAGYVQSEAVRLEIYGRVARCRSEDELDDLEEETSRRFGRLPPAARDFFAVARLRIEFRRRGIIRFDVGPDAVAATFLPGRLRKSRARSLQRDGDRVVYISNGGREGALRKVEEFLDLLDE; encoded by the coding sequence ATGATGGCCCTCCATCTGCTCGCGCAATGGAGAAAGTCTGGCCGCAAAGGCCTCGTCTTTCTTGCTGAAAACGAGAATAGGGCCGAGCGGCTGGGTGCCATCATTCATGCCCTCGACCCTTCATGCGATGTACTCGTTTTTCCGAGACTGAATACGCTGCCTTTCGATCAACTGGAGCCATCGCACGAAATCGCGGGTAGACGAAGCTCGGTCTTGAGGCGCCTTGCCAAGCCTGAGAAGCCGATCCTGCTCGTGTCCACGGCAGAGGCCGTGATGGAGCGCTTGCCTACGCTGGCGAGTTGGTCCCGCGTGGTCATCCGTTTGAAAGTGGGCGCGGCGTTTTCTGAGCAAGAACTTCGGGCGCGGCTTGAGGCCCTCGGATATGACCTCGATGACGAGGCGGACTATCCCGGCGGTGCGCTGTTTCACGGGAAGACATTCGAGATTTTTCCCGCCGGTGCGCTTGGCCCGTTCAGAGTAGAGCATTCCGGCGGGGTGATACGTCGGATCGTGGCGTTCGATCCGACAGAACATGACATCGTTCTTGAGACGAAGGAGCTTCTCATCGACCCGATGTCAGAGCGGCTGGCGTTCGGGAATAGACGCGGAAAACGCTCGACCCTGTTCGACTATTGTGGTCGTGCCAAGTTGACAGCGGATGCAGGGGTTTCAGCGCATGCCGACGGCTGGCTTAGCACCATCGAGGAGGCGGCCGGTCGCGCTGACAGAGAGCGCGAATACCTCGGGAGGCGCGAATGGAAGCAGGCGACCAAGCGTATGAACGTGTTGTCGCAAAAGGCATCTTTCGCTCCCACACCGGACTTTTCGCAGGTCGCATCACCCAGGAAGGCGCTCCGCGCCTTCGTCGACGCGACGCAACGCGCCGGTTCACGGCTGGTTTTCGTCGCGGCGCAGGAGGACGACCTGCGCGTGATGGAGCGGATGAGCGGTGTCAAGGCGGAGCGCTTTGCGGATTGGAAGGATGCGACGGCCGGACGGAACCGGGAAGCGGCGCTTCTGGCCGACTTCGATAGGGGTTTTGTCATGCCTGGCGGGAAACCTCTTGTTGTCGTCACTGCTTCCGATGTGCTCGGCAGCAGGGCTCATCATTCGCAGCCGATGGCTAGAAGCTGGAGCGCGGCTTTCGACCACGCAGATGTGCCCGAGCGGGGTATAGTGGTCGTTCATCTGCAGCGGGGACTAGCCTTGCTCGACGGCTTGCAAACCGTGGCAACGGGGAGCGGGTCGTCTCGCGAAATGATCAGGCTCGTATTTGCGGGAGACGATGCCGTTCTCGTTCCGCCCGCCGACCTGACCATGATCTGGCCATACGCGTCGGAGCTCGGCGAGTTGAGCCTCGACAAAGCCGATGGAAGTACCTGGTGGACTCGGCGAACTGAGGCGGAGCACGAAATCCAAATCGCCGGCAAGCAGCTTTCCAAACACATCAGCCAGCGACGCCGCCGACGCGCTCCGAAACTTGTACCCCCTGGTCCCGCCTACGAGAGGTTCGTCGCGCGCTTTCCGTATTTCACGACGGTCGACCAAGCGAAGGCCATTAGGGACGTTTTGGATGATCTTGCGTCGGGCCACCCCATGGACAGGGTCATTTGCGGCGACGTCGGGTTCGGCAAGACCGAGGTGGCGTTGCGAGCCACGGCCGCCGTCGTGTTGTCAGGGAAGCAGGTGGCGATCGCGGTACCGACGACGGTCCTAGCAAGACAGCATGTCGCGACTTTCCGCAAACGTTTCGCACCTTTCGGTATCGAAGTGGGAAGTTTGTCGCGGACCGATTCGGGTTCGGAGGCGAGAGGGGTGAAGGAGGGGCTGAAGAGTGGAAAATTGAAGGTTGTGGTCGGAACGCAGGCTCTCGCCTCGAAGGACGTGAAGTTCGCCGGCCTCGGACTCGTCGTTATCGACGAGGAACAGCATTTTGGGGCGGCAGAAAAGGCGACACTTTCCGGGCTGGCCAAAAGTGTTCATAACCTTTGGATGAGCGCCACGCCGATTCCACGGACTCTCGCCGGCGGTCTTGCTGGCTTCAGGGATCTCAGCATCATTGCCTCTCCGCCCGTTCATCGACTCCCGGTCGTCACCAGGATCGCTCCGCTTTCGGATGCTGCTATTGCCGCGGCATTGCTGCGCGAGCAAAGGCGCCATGGGCAGAGCTTCTTGATCTGTCCGCGTATTCAAGATTTGGACCCGATGCTGGCGCGCGTTCAATCGGTGGCCCCGGATCTCCGCATCGTCTGTCTGCATGGCAAGCTGCCCGCCGACGACATAGACGACCGAATGATGAGCTTCGTCGAAGGCGCGGCGGACGTGCTGCTGGCGACCAACATCGTGGAGAGCGGTCTCGATATCCCACGTGCAAACACGATCGTGGTCTGTTGGCCCGAAAGGTTCGGTCTTGCGCAACTTCATCAACTCAGAGGAAGGGTGGGACGCGGTGGGATACGCGCGTTTGCGCATTTGTTGACCGATTCGGACTCGGAGCGATCTGAGAAGCGATTGGCCGTTCTGCAGGAGTTCAGCAGACCGGGCGCAGGTTTTGCCATCAGCGCGCGGGATCTGGACCTCAGGGGAGCGGGGGATGTGCTTTCAAAGCGGCAGTCGGGCCATGTGCAGGTGTTCGGACCCGTGCTCTACAGCCACCTTCTAAAATTGGCCTCGGAGAAAGCCGACGATAGGGCGGCCGACCTGTGGGTGCCCGACCTAAATCTGCCGGTAGGGGACATGTTGCCCGCGGGCTACGTGCAATCGGAGGCGGTTCGGCTGGAAATCTACGGTCGCGTTGCCAGATGTCGAAGCGAAGATGAGCTGGACGATTTGGAGGAGGAGACTTCCCGTCGCTTCGGCAGATTGCCTCCGGCGGCCCGCGATTTCTTTGCCGTAGCAAGGCTCAGGATCGAGTTCAGGCGAAGAGGAATCATAAGGTTTGATGTCGGCCCGGATGCCGTAGCCGCGACATTTCTGCCGGGACGGCTTCGGAAATCCAGGGCGCGATCGCTGCAACGCGACGGCGATCGGGTCGTCTACATCAGTAACGGTGGTCGTGAAGGAGCGCTTAGGAAGGTCGAAGAGTTCCTCGATCTTCTGGACGAGTGA
- a CDS encoding FAD-dependent oxidoreductase → MLTETASFDVLIVGAGPVGLTLALDLASRGIGVGIIERRPAGEPPSVKCNHVSARSMEIFRRLKVAQDLRNAGLPEDYPNDVSYRTTTLGIEIARIKIPARKYRYSDKSGPDGWWPTPEPPHRINQIFLEPILFQRAASTDGITIFNETAYSRFKEDQSGVTAFATSASGNEQQFRARFLIGCDGGSSAVRKQIGAAFKGDPVVQRVQSTYVEAPDLIAKMVVPPAWAMFSLNPRRCGNVYAIDGKQRWLVHNYLKPDETDFESVDRNASIRTILGVGPDFQYKVLSKEDWIGRRLVADRFRQGRVFICGDASHIWVPYAGYGMNAGIADAENLAWLLAAHLKGWASDAILDAYEAERMPITAQVSHFAMNHAHAMFEQRSAVPDDIEESGQQGDELREALGKAAYELNVQQYCCAGLNFGYFYANSPIIAYDGTTAPEYTMGSFTPSTVPGARLPHFWLSEGESIYDRLGPYYTLVRTDPGLDVTLLLKYAEAYSVPLRLLDVGEKPSELDRKLIVVRSDRHVAWRSNSSPTDPLGLLRTLSARA, encoded by the coding sequence ATGCTGACTGAAACCGCATCGTTTGATGTACTTATCGTAGGCGCCGGTCCAGTAGGGCTTACGCTGGCGCTCGATCTGGCTTCCCGCGGGATTGGCGTTGGAATCATAGAACGTCGTCCCGCCGGCGAACCGCCGAGTGTGAAGTGCAATCATGTCTCCGCCCGCTCGATGGAGATTTTTCGGCGCCTCAAAGTCGCGCAAGACCTGCGAAATGCCGGATTGCCGGAGGACTATCCCAATGATGTCAGCTATAGGACCACGACCCTCGGCATCGAGATCGCAAGGATCAAGATTCCCGCCAGGAAGTATCGCTACTCCGATAAGTCCGGGCCTGACGGTTGGTGGCCTACTCCCGAACCGCCACACCGCATCAATCAGATATTTCTTGAGCCCATCCTGTTTCAGCGAGCAGCTAGTACGGATGGCATCACCATTTTCAATGAGACTGCCTATTCAAGATTCAAGGAGGATCAGTCTGGCGTAACCGCGTTCGCCACATCGGCCTCCGGCAACGAACAGCAATTCCGCGCGCGATTTCTCATCGGATGCGACGGCGGCAGTTCCGCGGTGCGCAAGCAGATCGGCGCTGCGTTCAAAGGCGACCCGGTCGTCCAACGCGTTCAGTCCACTTACGTAGAGGCGCCGGATCTCATAGCAAAGATGGTGGTGCCGCCGGCTTGGGCGATGTTTTCACTCAACCCAAGACGCTGCGGAAACGTATACGCGATCGACGGCAAGCAGCGCTGGCTCGTCCACAACTATCTGAAGCCTGACGAAACTGACTTCGAAAGCGTCGATCGGAACGCATCCATACGTACCATTCTGGGCGTTGGTCCCGACTTTCAATACAAGGTTCTCAGCAAGGAGGATTGGATTGGAAGAAGATTGGTTGCGGATCGATTCCGGCAAGGTCGTGTCTTCATATGCGGCGATGCCAGTCACATCTGGGTACCCTATGCAGGCTACGGCATGAACGCCGGAATTGCGGACGCCGAAAATCTGGCGTGGCTTCTTGCCGCTCATCTGAAGGGCTGGGCCAGCGATGCAATACTCGACGCCTATGAAGCCGAACGCATGCCGATTACGGCTCAAGTGTCTCATTTCGCCATGAACCACGCGCACGCCATGTTTGAGCAAAGAAGCGCAGTACCGGATGACATTGAGGAGAGCGGACAGCAGGGCGACGAACTAAGGGAAGCTTTGGGTAAGGCCGCATATGAGCTGAACGTTCAACAATACTGCTGCGCCGGCCTGAACTTTGGATATTTTTACGCGAACTCCCCCATCATCGCCTACGATGGCACAACGGCGCCGGAATACACGATGGGAAGCTTCACCCCCTCAACGGTGCCGGGGGCGCGACTGCCGCATTTCTGGCTGTCCGAGGGCGAATCTATCTATGACAGGCTGGGACCTTACTACACGCTGGTACGAACTGATCCTGGTTTGGATGTAACCCTCCTTTTGAAATACGCGGAGGCTTACAGCGTGCCTCTCAGGCTTCTCGATGTCGGAGAAAAACCATCCGAGCTGGATCGCAAGCTAATTGTTGTTCGCTCTGACCGGCACGTAGCGTGGCGGTCCAATAGCTCCCCCACGGATCCGTTAGGCCTACTTAGAACGTTGTCGGCCCGAGCTTAG